The segment CTGAGCGACCGCGCCGAGACCGCCGCGTTCCTCGTCTACCGCGCGGACACCCCGTTCACCTGGCAGAGCGTCCGGCTCACCGGGCGCATCGAGCCGGTGCCGGACGACGAGATGGACACCGCCCGCGACGCGCTGGAGAACGCCTGGCGACCCGACCTGTTCGAGCGGGCGATGGACGAGGTCGAGGTCGCGCTCTACCGGTTCGTGGTGGCGGACTGGTCGGGCATCAAGCAGACCGGGCTCCCGCCGGGATTCGAGGAGTAGGCTCGGGGACGAGCACCCGACACGGGAGGGGAGCGCCTTTCAGGACGGCCTGCGAACCACCACACATGTCGGACGTCGAGCACGCCCAGACCATCGTCAACGACGTGCGCCTCCACTACGTCGAAGCGGGAGACCCAGCCGACGAGACGGTGGTCCTCCTCCACGGCTTCCCCGAGTACTGGTACACCTGGCACCGACAGATCCCCGCCCTCGCCGATGCCGGCTACCACGTCGTCGCGCCGGACATGCGGGGCTACAATAGCTCCGAGAAACCGTACGGGAAGGACGCCTATACGCTCGGCAGGCTCTCGCGCGACGTCGACGGACTCGTCCGCGAGTTCGGGGAGACCGCCCACGTCGTCGGCCACGACTGGGGCGGCGTCGTCGCCTGGGACGTCGGCGCACGCCACCCCGAGGTCGTCGAGACGCTCACCGTGCTGAACGCACCCCACCTCGGCGCGTTCCAGCGCGAGCTCACCCGGAATCCGGGGCAGCTCCGGCGCTCGTGGTACGCCTTCTGGTTCCAGGTGCCGTGGCTGCCCGAACGGCTGTTCGCGGCCGCCAGTAGCCGGATATTCCCCGAGCTGTTCGCCGAGGGAACCAACAGCGAGGGTGCCTGCTCCGCCGAGGACGTCCGCCGGTTCGAGCACGCGTTCACCCTCCCCGGGACCCCCACCTCCGCCATCAACTACTACCGGGCGCTGTTCCGCACGCTCGGCCTGTCGATGCTCCCGCTCGTCGGCGGCGAGGGACCGCCGCTCGACGTCGACGTGCCGACGCAGCTCCTCTGGGGCGTGGACGACGACGCGCTCTCGCCCGCGCTCACCGAAGGCCTCGGAGAGTGGGTGTCGGACCTCCGTATCGTGCGGTTCCCCGACGCGGGCCACTGGCCCCACCTCGACGAGCCCGAGGCAGTGGCCGACTCCCTGGTCGAGTTCTTCGGAGACCGCGACTGAGCCGGGAGACGCACGCTTTTTGCCCTCCATCACCGAGGGGCGAGCATGACAGACGACGAGGAACTGGCGTGGACCGTCGAGTCCTCCCACGTCGCCTACGAGTGCCCGGGCTTCGACATCGTCCACGACGAGGTCACGCTACCGGACGGTAGCCGCACCGACTACGACTACGTCGACGAGCCCCCGGCGGTGGTCGTCCTCCCCTTCACCCCCAACGGCGACGTGGTCGTCATCGACGAGTGGCGGCAGGCGGTCGGCCGCGTCAACCACGGGCTCCCCGCCGGCAGCGTCGAACCCGGGGACGACGACCTCGCGCTCGCCGCCCGGCGCGAGCTCCGCGAGGAGACCGGTTTCGAGGCCGGGAGCGTCGAGCCCCTCACCACGGTCGAACCCGCCAACGGCATCGGAAACTCCGTCCACCACCACTTCGTCGCCCGCGACTGCGAGCCCTCGGCCGACCAGGACCTCGACCACGACGAGCACATCCTGGTCGACACCCGTCCCTACGACGAGCTCCTCGCGGCCGCCCGGGACGGCGACCTGCGTGACGGCCGGGCCGTCACCGCGCTCTGTTTCCACGAGCTGTTCGGCGATAGCGCCTGATTCGACGACCGGCGAGGCCAGTAGACTGATTTCCGTGCCACGCGACCTCGTGGCATGGCCGAGAATCTGTCGCCCCGGACTATCGGGTTGCTGATGGGCATCGCGGTGCTGCTCGGCGCTACGGCCGCAGCAGCGTTCCTCGGCGGGGCCGACATCGTCGTCACCCAGGCGCTGTTCGTCGTCGCGTTCCCGGTGCTGGTCGCCATCGTCGTCTGGGACCTCCGGGACTGACGACCCAGAGGTTCATATCGGAAGCCGCGGCCAGACGTGGCGTGGCCTGAGCCCCGCCACGCGACGGCCGAGGCCGGTGTGCGACGCACCGTCGCGTGTAGCCCCGCGCGTCGCCTGCTCGCCCCTTGCCAACCCCTACCACAGCCGTTTTGTCGACACGGCGCGTAACTCACGTGTGCAGCACCGAGTCCTCTCGCACCGCACGACGCTCGCGGTGCGGTTCGTCGGGCTGGTCGTCCTCGTCAGCTACGGCTTCGCCGTCGGGGCCGGCCTCCCCTTCGCGCTGCTCGCCGCCGCGTCGGTGTATCTGGAGGCACGCCGCCCCGACAGCGTGCCGGCTCGCTACCGATAGCCCCGCCGAGCGCTCTCCTCGCTGCCAAACGACACCCTTACCGCCGGTGCCCGGGTAGCCGACGCCAATGAGAGAGCAGTTCGAGGTCCGCGACAGCGACGCCGGCGGTCGCATCGGGGAGCTGACCGTCCCCCGCGCCGGCGTCACCGTCGAGACCCCCGCGCTGATGCCGGTCGTCAACCCGAACATCGTCACCATCGAGCCCGCGCGGATGGCCGACGAGTTCGGCGCGGAGATCATCATCACGAACTCCTACATCATCAAGACGACCGACGGGCTGGAGGCCGACGCCCGCGAGCAGGGGCTCCACGACCTACTCGACTTCGACGGCGCAATCGTCACCGACTCCGGCAGCTTCCAGCTCGCCGAGTACGGGGCGATCGACACGAACACCGAGGAGATCCTCGAGTTCCAGCACGACATCGGCAGCGACATCGGCACGCCCGTGGACATCCCGACGCCGCCGGACGTCTCCCACGAGCGCGCCGAGTCCGAGCTCCGCACCACGCAGGAGCGCCTCGAACTCGCCGAGACCATCGACGTGGGCGACATGCTCGTCAACGCGCCGGTGCAGGGCTCGACCCACCTCGACCTCCGCGAGGAGGCCGGCGCTCACGCCGCGAGCACGGACCTCGACGTGTTCCCCGTCGGCGCGGTCGTCCCGCTGCTGAACGACTACCGCTACGACGACATGGTCGACGTGGTCGCCGCCGCGAAGCGCGGGCTCTCGCGTGACTGTCCGGTCCACCTGTTCGGTGCCGGCCACCCGATGATGTTCGCGCTCGCCGTCGCCATGGGCTGTGACCTGTTCGACTCGGCGGCGTACGCGCTGTACGCCCGCGACGGCCGGTACCTCACCGTCGACGGCACCGAGCACGTCGACGAGCTCGACTACATGCCCTGTTCGTGTCCGGTCTGCGTCGAAGAGACGCCGGAGTCGCTCCGCGCCATGGACGACCGCGACCGCGAGGAGGCACTCGCCGCACACAACCTCCACGTCACGTTCGCGGAGATGCGCACCATCAAGCAGGCCATCCGCGACGGCGACCTGCTGGAGCTCGTCGAGCGGCGCGCCCGTGCCCACCCGGCGATGCTCGACGGCTACCGTGCGCTCACCGACCACGCCGCCCAGCTCGAGGAGACCGACCCCGCCTCGAAGGGCTCCTTCTTCTACCTCTCGAACGAGAGCGCACAGCGGCCGGAGGTCGTCCGGCACCACGAGCGGCTGGACCGGCTCTCGCCGTCGGGCGACGTGCTCCTCACCGAGGGCGACCACTCGTCGGAGTTCGACGAGTCCTGGCCGGTCGTCCCACCGTTCGGCCCGTTCCCGAAGGCGCTGCGGAACACCTACCCGTTGACCGCGGAGATGCCGAGCCGGCTC is part of the Haloarchaeobius litoreus genome and harbors:
- a CDS encoding alpha/beta fold hydrolase gives rise to the protein MSDVEHAQTIVNDVRLHYVEAGDPADETVVLLHGFPEYWYTWHRQIPALADAGYHVVAPDMRGYNSSEKPYGKDAYTLGRLSRDVDGLVREFGETAHVVGHDWGGVVAWDVGARHPEVVETLTVLNAPHLGAFQRELTRNPGQLRRSWYAFWFQVPWLPERLFAAASSRIFPELFAEGTNSEGACSAEDVRRFEHAFTLPGTPTSAINYYRALFRTLGLSMLPLVGGEGPPLDVDVPTQLLWGVDDDALSPALTEGLGEWVSDLRIVRFPDAGHWPHLDEPEAVADSLVEFFGDRD
- a CDS encoding pyridoxamine 5'-phosphate oxidase family protein, with amino-acid sequence MTLEDLAAYGIEHMDDDAVRAFLTTQGTGVLGLPADGAPALLPLSFGYDGDETLYFTFVVGSGSEKRELSDRAETAAFLVYRADTPFTWQSVRLTGRIEPVPDDEMDTARDALENAWRPDLFERAMDEVEVALYRFVVADWSGIKQTGLPPGFEE
- the tgtA gene encoding tRNA guanosine(15) transglycosylase TgtA; its protein translation is MREQFEVRDSDAGGRIGELTVPRAGVTVETPALMPVVNPNIVTIEPARMADEFGAEIIITNSYIIKTTDGLEADAREQGLHDLLDFDGAIVTDSGSFQLAEYGAIDTNTEEILEFQHDIGSDIGTPVDIPTPPDVSHERAESELRTTQERLELAETIDVGDMLVNAPVQGSTHLDLREEAGAHAASTDLDVFPVGAVVPLLNDYRYDDMVDVVAAAKRGLSRDCPVHLFGAGHPMMFALAVAMGCDLFDSAAYALYARDGRYLTVDGTEHVDELDYMPCSCPVCVEETPESLRAMDDRDREEALAAHNLHVTFAEMRTIKQAIRDGDLLELVERRARAHPAMLDGYRALTDHAAQLEETDPASKGSFFYLSNESAQRPEVVRHHERLDRLSPSGDVLLTEGDHSSEFDESWPVVPPFGPFPKALRNTYPLTAEMPSRLDRDAYEAAARGVARLAEGNPDVSFTLAHEDWPESALALVPESMTVESLWHGDR
- a CDS encoding NUDIX hydrolase; this translates as MTDDEELAWTVESSHVAYECPGFDIVHDEVTLPDGSRTDYDYVDEPPAVVVLPFTPNGDVVVIDEWRQAVGRVNHGLPAGSVEPGDDDLALAARRELREETGFEAGSVEPLTTVEPANGIGNSVHHHFVARDCEPSADQDLDHDEHILVDTRPYDELLAAARDGDLRDGRAVTALCFHELFGDSA